A part of Rhinolophus ferrumequinum isolate MPI-CBG mRhiFer1 chromosome 11, mRhiFer1_v1.p, whole genome shotgun sequence genomic DNA contains:
- the SMIM38 gene encoding small integral membrane protein 38: MAAWLGEGTGPDPLMVLLVIVLLARFILWSCLGTYIDYRLARRQPRKPKED; the protein is encoded by the coding sequence ATGGCCGCCTGGTTGGGAGAAGGCACAGGCCCCGACCCCCTCATGGTCCTGCTGGTCATCGTGCTGCTAGCGCGCTTCATTCTGTGGTCCTGCCTTGGGACCTACATTGACTACAGACTGGCCCGGCGGCAACCCCGCAAACCCAAGGAAGACTAG